From the genome of Nicotiana tabacum cultivar K326 chromosome 17, ASM71507v2, whole genome shotgun sequence:
AACCATGCATTGAGAATGAACGAATTATTTAAGCCACCCGGCAACAGAAGAAATAATTGTGCTTTCGCTTGCCTGGAGTAAAGCAGGTTGTTTCTTTAAAATCTTTACAGTTAGGCAAGGGTAATGTATGAAGATGGGATGCCACTAAAGCGTCCTTGGTAGGGGGATCTGAAAAAATGTTAGCAGGGACCATAGTGATCCGGGAGTACCGTGTGGAAGAGCTCTTGCTCAAGGGATAAGAGGGTGATGACTCCCAAGAGCTCTTATCGACGGAGCCAAACAGAATAAGGATCAATCTACATCAAATTCAATGATAATAAAAGCACATACCTGACCACTTTAAAAGTCTTCAACGTTTTTATCCTAACAAAAAGCTATAGGTTCACAAGAACCTAGAACACAAATGTTTGTAGGGCAGTACAAGTAAAATTGGTATtgctaaaataaaaataaacattagGTCCAACCAGCAAAAAGGTTTGATCAGTCTAAAGTTCGACCACGCATTTTAAGCAGTGGTAGCTGATTGAGCAGCAAGTCTCTTCCGTGCCTCTTCAATGATGGACAACTTGATACCTTTTCCTTTAGGGAGGGATACCCATGGCTTAGTACCTTTTCCGAGAGTGAACACATTTCCCAAGCGTGTAGCAAACTCATGCCCTTGGGCATCTTGAATGTGAACTGTCTCGAAACTACCCTTATGTTTTTCCCTGTTCTTAATAACACCAACACGCCCCCTGTTTCTACCACCAGTCACCATGACAACATTTCCGACATCAAACTTGATGAAGTCAACAATCTTATTGTTCTCTAAGTCCAGCTTGATGGTATCATTGGCCTTGATGAGAGGATCGGGGTAGCGGATTGTTCTTCCATCGTAAGTGTTGAGGTATGGAATACCCTTCTGTCCAAACTGCACAGATCGGACCTTGCACAGCTTAAACTGTAATTAGCCAAAAGAAAATTAGTAATTACTCAAACAAGGCAGTATTGCACAATCCTACAAGCTGGAAGCAATCAGCAGAAAATGAATTGTTCCAAAGTACAAAAAGATGCAGGatactttctcaaagtccatagTGCAAAAATCAAGAATGCATCAGAAGTGAACCTTGGCTTCCTCATCCCTAACTGAGTGAAGACGAAATCGGCCCTTTGTGTCGTACATGAGGCGGAAGTTCTCATTTGTCTTAGGAATTGAAACAACATCTGTATGTCAAAAAGAATGGGCATTACTAATTTGAGGAACTCAACCAACTAGAACACAGAGGAAACAAACAGAACATCAACAAAAAAGGTCATTAACGAAAAATGTTCTTTGAAAACTGAACATTTTTGGCAGTATTACTCGAAGATGCAAAACCACACCAAATATGAAGGAAGTACTCTTACCCATAAAGCCAGCAGGGTAAGTCTTATCTGTCCTAACTTTCCCATCAACCATAACAAGTCGTTGCATTAAAATTGAAATGACCTCGCCGTATGTCAGAGCATACTTCAGCCTGTTTCTCATGATAATGATCAACGGCAAACACTCCCTTGATTTGTGCGGACCAGACGAAGGCTTGGGAGCCTACAAAAGTAAAAAAGACAACTCTTCAAGTAAAGAAGCAGGAAAACATCAAAAATTACTCACAGGTTACTATGATAATTGATGTCTTACAAAAGCTCCTCCAAGCTTGTCAAGCATCCAATGCTTTGGGGCATTGAGCCTCTTCAAATGTTTCTTCAAACCTCTAGCCTGTACATGAATATAAAAACAAAGTTACATTTGGCAATATCACTACTGCATGTACAACATTTCCAAAGAGTTCAGGCCAGCTATTTAAGTCCACTACCAATAGAAAATGACAAGCATCTGAAGCCAACTGTAAAATTCAAAATCCATCAATGTCAAAGAGATCTCATGCAGTTATTCAAGATAGAATTAGTTAAATGCATCCTTAGATGCAAGGATAAGAAAATTATCTCAAAATTTGTACTTAGTGAAAACGATTTACAAGATATAGAAATAATAAATTACTCAATAAACTGTAGGGGGTAAAATTCAAAGAATAGTTAAGCATTGATTGTAAAACAAGTTTTGTTAAACCAGCACATTAACAATATATAGATTGTTATAGAGTGGATTATACTGCCAAAATTCTCATCTACGGATTGTGATTCAAAGTCATTAGCTTTAAGTATTTTGTTTATTAGTTCTCGGTGAAGATGATATTTTACGAGATATAGAATACACAAGGTTCGTTATCCAGCAAATAATAGTACAAAGATTGTTTTCTGGTGAAATACCAAAAAAGAATTGTCATGTAGGGATCTCGACTCAAAGTGAAAGATTAGCTTTAAGGAATCATTTTAGGTTCTCTTATCCAGGTAGTACTATTCCACATTCCATTGGCATAAGATAATACATAGATTATCTTTGTTTTGAGAAACATAAAGTAACATACATATTTCAGCGCTAAGTTGTGGTAATATTAGTAAGGCAGAGTTTTATAGTGGAAATCAAATATGTATTAgtcatataaaatttatattagtAATGCAGAGTATGCCTTCTTTATACAGCGAACCAACAACCACATATACAGTATTATCCCACACGCGAGAATAGTGTGTAGGCAGACTTTACCCCGACCTTGTGAGGATAAATGGCGCAATAACACTAGATAAAACAAGTATAATGAGAAAAAACGACCAAAACTCTAATGAGAAGCAACATTAATTTTATCTAACAAATGTAAATGGATATGTTATGGATCTAGAATAGAATATCTTCTAATTTAACAAGGAATAAACTGGAGAAAGAAACGAACCATTTTGGTGGTCTTTAGATTTGAATCAGCAGCCTCACAACTCCGCCACTTTCTGCAGTAACTAAGCTTACCTGCTGCTTCGCTGATGTGAAAGCCTccttataaaccctaatttttaagCTTCGATGTCTCCTTAAATACTTAGCCCAAGCCCTTCGTAGCCCAACTCTGATTTGGGCCATACGGGACTGCCTTTTGGTTGAATTTCTGATTGGGCTTGTGTACACAACCATTTTACGCACGTTTTCTCCGAGAACATtaggaaaaatatttatttgggcAATTATCCTTTAGAACCTTTTTTATAAAGGGAAAACCAGTGACATAAACCAAAAATAGACATTACTTATCAATAATTAGCCATTAAAtcatctatctatctatattattattgttgatggACTAAAATATCCTCAAAATCTTGATGGACAATACctttagaatataattttttatcgGATAAAAGTGTAACTTTTAAGACCCTTCTTTCGAATTTAGGACTTTGAATGTAACTTTTTTGCAATTACTTGCAAAAAAAATGTTATCCTTACCTGAAAGATGTAACTTTTATTTTCCATTGAAGAATTCcttgaaaaaagaaaacaaaatcaagagaataaAATCCTCTATAATATATTACCTATTTAGTTTTCGGTTGATCGATCTTCGTAACTGCATTCAACCCCGATAAGACTCTCCCATATTTAAAACCATCCATGGATGTAATTTTCACCTTATCGTAACAAAAATCAACATCAGTCCAAGCGACTCAATTATGCACAAGGTTTTTCAAAATCATCAAAGTTATATTTCAGAGTTTAGAGTAGCAACTATATACGataaaacatatatataatacaAAGAAACTACAATATTAGTATCCATTGGTCTCATGACTATGAACGTACTAAAGTTCAGTTTTCACAATCTCTGTATATAACAATGACAATAAAAAATCATAATTCAATTTTCACAAACTAGAAAGAAACATTCATTAACTAAATGTTGATGGACTAAAATATCCTCGAAATGTTGATGGACTTTTATacccttaaaatatatttttttatcggATAAAAGTGTAACTTTTAAAACCCTTCTTTCGGATTTAGAACTTTGAATGTAGTACTAATTCCTTCGAATTTGGGTTCGTTCTTAAATTCCGTTTGGTACACAACTAGGTCAACTAAATCCATCTAAATTACGGCAGCTCTACTTAAACAACTCAACATATCATTGCCGCAAGAGATTTTGAAAGCTTAACCTTTTTGATAAAGGGATATCAATTAGATATCATTTTTTCTTGAATTCTATTTTTTCCGgtaatccagcatattatatgCAAATTTTATGTTGAACTACGTTCTCCTTTTATACCATATATATACTTTATAATGCTTAGGTCAGCTGCATGGTGTTATTTTCTTTGCAGTAAACACCACTATAGATTTGAAACATCGCCTTGAATTTGGTAGATAAAATCATTCAGCTGAATGGAAGAGACCGCTGCTTAAGGTGACATTATTTCAGccaatttattttttcttctccCTTCATGTTGTAAAATAGTTTTGTTGTTATATTGTATCTGATAATTCAATTTGGTGGTAAATCAGCTTGAAGCTATTTTAGAAACTTCAAGTATTGCGGAGCTTTAGATTTGCATGTCAATCTTTGATGTCTATGCTTTAAAGGATTGTATAAGCAGGtccttaaaatattttatattttatattttcttttttactctTTTGTTCAAAATCTTATGCCCTACACGGTTATACTTTGATGATTGTCATGTAACTATGACAAACATACTTTATGTCACCAATGATTGTATTTTGTATGAGTTCTGACCTACAAATTAAATGCAGGAAACTTGTGTTTCACTGGAGATGGTCTTAGATTTaaatattctttttttatttattttatgattaagAGTCAAAATTTGAACACCTAATGAGTTCCAAGTTTACTACTATATCGATGAATCCGTTCTACTTCTTTGATAATTATGTGAAACATGTCTTATCAAACTTAGAAATTATGAGATTTGATTACTCTAAAGCGGACAATTTCAATTTTAAAGGGAAAATATTGCAACATATAGTTAATAATATCATGACTAAAAAATATAGAGGAGATAAAGTTGACTAAATAGTTTTCAATATGTTTGTTTAACATAAAAAAAATGTTGTCATAAAAACAGATAAAGCATAGAGATAAACAATCCTTAGTGTTCATCTATATTTGCCGCAACATGTACTCTTAGACGAATAACTATATGTGacacttttaaaaataatatatatcaaCAATTATTCATGACAACAACTAAAGCGACAGAAGGGGACATACACCAAAAAAATCATCTATAATGAAGCATTAGACAAGATAATACCACATTGCTTTTTTCGGCATGCACTATAAATTCGAACACTATCTAACTAACTTAACTAAGTCGATCATATTTTCAAGTTCAGAATGATGAATGATCATTTTGAACTCAAGTATTATGTTAatgtaataacaataatttttaaagtttaaaatattatcaagtttttatataattttttagtaaatttaatatatttttctttcttgtaatAATTGACTAAAGAtttacgtgcaacgcacgtacataaaactagtattattataaaagcatgaataaaatgttgtattacaaaaataaccttttaatatCAAGCATATAACTCACAATAAAATGACATAATCGAAATTCTAGACATTAGCCTCGTAAtactattagttttaggacataatactacacattaggaatcctacatgattatcTCTAGGAAtcatattagtataattattttcgggCATAGATATATAATACTACATATTAGCATGCAAACCTAATACCTTTAGGAACATGTTAGATtttctattagtataattattttcgggATATGGACATATTTTTAgccatgtaatcctattacttttaggatatacttcttaaaaaaattcttattactaatttaatttgaaaacgtattatattgtccaaatccatttagaaacaggagagcctatattattataaaagcacgaatataatattgatagatcaaaatagccctaaaatattaaatagaGGAACTCATAGTAAAAATGTTGGTTGACCAAAATagcctaaaaatacaaaaattaataagttATTTTGGTAAAATATCATAGAAATAGAATTCTAATTAAGTACTACCTTTGGATTTTGTTGCCTAAGGATCGGCTACTAATTATCTGCTTGGATTAGAAAAGCACATCAACAAACCCATTCCTTATCATACGAAATTTATACAATCTCAagtttctttcattttccattcataataatacaaaataatattttatttttgcaaGCCCTTCATAGAAGAttaaaaaagcaataggagaagAGAAAATCCAGCCCACCGATAAATTTATTcattacataacgtaaatatctttattttttaagtataataataatatctttaataaataaattataatacaAATTAACAAATAATGAAATAGTTAAAATTTGTATCGGAATGAATCCTTTTCTTATTAGAATACGAGTTCAATTTTAGCTTTTTAGATATTTGAAATGTTATGCCACacgagtttgaagtttcaaatatATGCCAAAAATTTACAACGAAATGACACAACTAGAAATAGTATATGTTAGGATGCACTTAATTTTGTTCTTTTAACAAAATTCAAACcatgaaataattttgaaaatcaagatttgaaatgaaaaagCTATGACCACTATGACCTCTGGACCTACGCTTAATTTATAATTGTGAACAAATTACAGACTGCGAATAGCGCATACTATTGCATGATATGCTCAATATGAAGATGTTTAAAgtatttaaatttctaattaagaTGACCTTACACCAATAACTATTTATAATATACTAGGATTATTGATTTAAGGGAGAAGAAATCGCGAAAGAGTTAAGGGGCACTACTAAACTAATTAACATAGGAAGCATAATAATTTTTTTGAGTAGAGCCCATGAGTCCGTTAAAATTAGAACTTTTGAGTActgaattataaaataattattcttACATGCATTTAAAAGAGTTTATAGGAACATCAAGCATTAGTATGATGAATAAATTAATGTGATAAAAAGTTCAACATATTAGGTGAACCATTGAGTGTGTATACCCAAACTTCTAAGAATTAAGACCGGATTCTAATATAAAATAAAAGGTGCAAATCGTAAGACAGAGTTGTTAATTATAGGAATCAAACATGCGATGTTGTAGTTGGGACTTTGATGTAATTACAATGTTTTAtcaattgaattaaaaaaaaatatatcatcGTTACTTAAATGTACATACCAGAGTAATTAGAGTATAGTTTTCGAAAGAGACAAATATATGAGAAGAACCAGTTTAAATTAGGTATACATTAATTACCATAAAGCATTATAAACACGAGATAAATTTACTTATATTGATTTAATTGGTTCATCTTTTCTTAAACCAACGAAGAACATTTAGTttcaataagaaaataatatattaatGGAGACCAATCTATCGAGGCTCATTCTTAATATCATGGGCGAGAGAGAaagcaaaaatagaaaaaaaaaatgaggacGAGGAGGAGAGAAAATAGGGATGATCAAATAATTGAAAGAGTCTGAATGAGAACACGGAGATAAACTGCAAGGTTACATGCATTGTTGACATGCTCtttatatattaattgatatattcATAGATTAATACTTCTTCTTATTCCTATAGTAAAAAATAACAAGCAAGTATTTATAGTTCAATCTGCAAAGTTTTCTCATATGCCCATAAAAGTCTTTCTTACCCATTTGGTTCTGtaattaaaatataatagtaataataaaatatatatggtaTGTATTAGTTTAAAAAAAGTGACATATTTAATATCTTCATAAGGCAAAGATTTCATGGGATTAACATTGTTCAATATTAGTGGTGTACATTTTATTGTATACTTTTAAATTTATTCTTActttacttttttatttatttttaatttttctcttctTACTTGAAAAATTACGTGTGAAACACGTATGTAGAAACTAATtctatcaacaacaacaacaaacccagtagtttcccataagtggggtctgagAAGGGTAAGATGTACGTAGTCTTTCCCCTATCCctggaagggtagagaggctatttccgatagactctcggctaGAGAACGActgaaaataaaaagataattGTAGCAAGTAGGAATAACAGCAAGATAAAATAAGATCGAATCCAAGAATGTCGTCaaacttgtgatgacccaaagtgtcatctttaaatttaataagaaattatgtgttctaagacctcaaaaatcactatttatcattcttcgacttacgtgcacagtccgtataattttccagaaagtttttgtgtgaaaaatggattaaaatgtgaaatagagctttaaaactcaactgagttgactttggccaacattttaagcaaacgaactcggatcagtgtttaacagttccgatagctccgtatcgtgatttgggacttgggcgtatgcccgaaatcgaattccgaggtccctagcccgagatatgaaattttgataaaaaattaaaagtttgaaagcttaatgattttaaaaatttgctgatattggatttattgacatcgggtccgtattttagtttcgaaacctggtataggtccactataatatttatgacttgtctgccgaatttggtgagaaacatagttgatttgacgtgattcggacgtccggttgtgaaaatataagttttgaagtttttttgaaaatttactttgatttggggttcaattcatagttctagatgttatttttgcgatttgatcacgcgagcaagttcgtatgatgttttaggacttgtgtgcatgtttggtttggagccccgagggctcgggtgagttttggataggctacaggatgatttttaacttagaaaatttggtttttgagcttctggtgcattgtgcttcgcgattgcgaagccaTTCCTgcaatcgcgaagaggaaattgtgAGCCGTGAGATTTACCCTTCAAATTCGCGAAGATAGGCACGGGAACATGGAAGGTTATCTTCCAGTGCACTGCGAACGCTAGGATCAaactgcgatcgcgtagaaagAATGAGGCAGAGGCTGAAGCACTGaaattgtgctacgcgatcgtaTAAGTCGGTACGCGATCACGTAAGGTTGGGAAAATGTTCTCTGCAATCGCATGGCCatttatgcgatcacatagagtTAATAAAATAGGCAGCCAAAATGTGATTCACGATCGCAAACAATTATCCACGATCGCAAAGAGTAAAATGGACCTGGCAGAAGTTTTCTACACAATCACGAACGAATTTCCAcgatcgcgatgaataaaaatctgaaaaacagaacttaagttctggaaatgggatttcgatcaattttcaaccattttcaatttttaagctcgggtaaggcgattcttgggcgattttcagggAAAaacattggagtaagtgttccttatcctatattgattatatttcaggATTTCATACTCAGTTATATCATGAATCAATGAATTTTTGggagaaaaattagatttttataaaatcttccaaaaaaggaaatttaagatttgaaggtcccttttacatcggaattggataatttttgtactattgaactcgtatcggaatgagtgttcagattttgtgagttttttcgggatttgagacgtgggtcccactgtcgaatattaaaatgaatttcggatttttatccgaaaaattagtaaattcatatggaattaatttttatgattcgtattgagtatatcgaattgtttgtgaatagatttgacgcttttggagacaaattcaaaaggaaaagttgtggtcgaataatttattggaatttgcaaagcgaagtaagtgtcgtggttaaccttgacttgagggaatagaacccttaaattatttgttatgtaaaatgcatgtgaacgacgtatatgcgaggtgccGAGTGTCTATACggcgtcaaattaattatttgcataattatttgaaaaccctaattttgttttaatacacgaattaattgttatgataattatttctctcctattctttgtcaaatattaattcttgaatttctgcaataattgctacatactgatttgatttatatgtcttaattgttacttgacatttagcatattaaatattaaactacctattttctccacgattttcacaattaattgttaattaccattgtttgttcataaataaattataattattatgttccttgatgcttaatagtttctcattagacgtggtatttattggagtaatttttattacaTTAATGAGTTGTTGaaatatattgggggaacgggttgcatgccgcaacggaaatgaaagtaaatatatctatattaggggatcggattgcacgtcgcaacagacttatttaaaagtctatattgggggatcagattgcacgccgcaacagatttatttcaaagtctatattgggggatcggattgcacaccgcaacagacttatttaaaagtctatattgggggatcggattgtatgccgcaacagacttattaaaaagtccatatttgGGGATCAGATTTCAtcccgcaacagacttatttaaaagtttatatatatatttgattaaaataaatatattggaggattgaaaatgaatatattgtgggagcggtttgcatgctgcaacggaaattgattgaagtaataattggttatgactgccgagttggcttcaactattagaaatgagttacctcatttaattctattattgtggttattactattattgtgcATATATTAATGTAAGTagcatgccttagcctcgtcactacttcctcgaggttaggctcgacacttaccagtatatggggtcggttgtactgatactacactctgcacttcttgtgcacaTTTCGGAATTGGtctcagcggcgtaccatagacttgctcggatttcatctactagaggagacttgaggtatagctgcacaacgttcgccgttctgaagtccccatctatttactttagctgtgtgtttgttttcagacaactttattttattcagacctttatttgtattattctagaagctcgtgtacttatgacaccaattcttggatggtatttagacacagttattttttttatggattattcactacatttcagattttacttccgcatttgtttctttgttattaataaatttaaaaattattttaaaatggataatattattctaatattggcttgcctatcaagtgaaatgttaggcgccatcacggtccgaaggtgggatttttggggccatgacagttggtattagagcactaggttacataggtcttacgagtcacgagcaagcttagtagagtctgaaggatcgatacgaaaatgtctgtacttatctctcagaggctatgaagtttaggaacaatatcacttctttcttattctgtcgtgcaattttattctatcatcgatgattgaaccattctactcgtattctctcgcagatggtgagaacacgtaatacatctacagatggacagggaccagatcccccggtggaaactatgatcaggggtagaggctgaggtagaggcagaggtagagcttagtctagagctcgagcaacaactcctgttgtagaacctcaggtggaccttcaggaggaggttccagttcagaatgtaccagttagACCCGTTTatgtcccggaaggattcatagctactccagtgcttcaggatgctcttgtctgtttggtgagtcttatggagggcgtggcctaAAATGGTAcgtttccagtggcaccagccatctcacatgctgggggaggagcacaaactcccactactcccgctccggagcagatggctccctagaatcaggctccagcagccccgccagttggggtagttcagccaattATTGCGGcatagaccggtgataggccctcCATGTCTTTTGAGgacttattgagactggataagttcactaagctctttccagttcacttcagttgtaccccttctgaggacccacagtaTTATCTTGACCGTTGCCATAAGGTGCTGCGGAACataggtatagttgagaccaatggggttgattttgttgtatttcagatgacaggttccgccaagaggtgtggagagattatatattgaccaaaccagtcggatcgcctgcacttaactgggagcagttctctcagctatttctggagaaattCCTTCCTAccacactgagagaggattaccgcaagcaATTTGATCGTatacagtagggcagtatgactgttactcagtatgagtctcgTTTTGTGGATTTCGCTCGTCATGCtttccttttactacctactgagggagagagagtgaggaggtttatttagggactcactcaccctatcaggcttcagatggccaagaagACAGGAAgcaagatttcttttcaggcagcttctaatgtcgcgaggaggatcgagatggttcttgcacagcaGAGAGGGCAGaagtctgataagaggcctcgtcagtttggtggttttagtggtgcctcgcctggaggtaggggtaaatttggtaggggtcatcctcccagactaTTTCATTCAGCAtttcatgcatctcccggtgcttcagggagtcacgatcCTATTAtaccttactctgggcagccaacatttagtgcatattcagctcccatcagtgcaccaccactccagagttactacagtagTTATCTGGCccattcgggtcagcttcagcaaccatgacatcaggatgggtgttatgagtttGGGAACATTGGttacatcaggaggtattgccctaggttggcgagtaacagatctcggcattattctcgtgccatcataccggcaccggttgcttcaccacctgctcaggcagctagaggaagggttcaggcagctagaggtagaggtcaggcattagaggtggaggtcaggccattagagatgGAAGTCAGACCGTTAGAAGTGGAGgctagccagttagaggccgtcccagagacacAGTTCAGAGTGGTGACCTTGATTTTATGCTTTTTCAGTTAGGCTTGAggtcgagtcatctgatgctgtgatcacatgtattattccagtttgccatagagatgctttagttctatttgatccaggatctacttattgtgtcctcttattttgcttcatatttagttatgccttgtgattctctcaGTGCTTCTGtgtatgtatctacaccggtgggagatgttgttgtagtagatcatgtctatcgttcgtgtgtggttactattgatagtcttgagactagtatggatcttctacttcttgatatggtagattttgatgtcatcttgggtatggattggctgtcaccgtATCATgatatattagattgtcatgccaagacagtgaccctatcCATCCtagggttacctcggttagagtggaaaggaactcctggtcattctgccagtaggattatttct
Proteins encoded in this window:
- the LOC107780799 gene encoding small ribosomal subunit protein eS4, which codes for MARGLKKHLKRLNAPKHWMLDKLGGAFAPKPSSGPHKSRECLPLIIIMRNRLKYALTYGEVISILMQRLVMVDGKVRTDKTYPAGFMDVVSIPKTNENFRLMYDTKGRFRLHSVRDEEAKFKLCKVRSVQFGQKGIPYLNTYDGRTIRYPDPLIKANDTIKLDLENNKIVDFIKFDVGNVVMVTGGRNRGRVGVIKNREKHKGSFETVHIQDAQGHEFATRLGNVFTLGKGTKPWVSLPKGKGIKLSIIEEARKRLAAQSATTA